A single window of Oceanispirochaeta sp. M1 DNA harbors:
- a CDS encoding helix-turn-helix domain-containing protein translates to MDHFVPTSDQLGILLRNIRKERGLTQAEAARGAGLLPKTVSLLENSPERSSVGNFFKLLSFLNREFHILDKKDYTVYEPHDEEW, encoded by the coding sequence ATGGATCATTTTGTACCAACAAGCGATCAATTGGGAATTTTATTGCGGAATATCAGAAAGGAAAGAGGTCTGACCCAGGCAGAAGCAGCCCGGGGTGCCGGTCTTTTACCCAAGACAGTGTCTCTTTTAGAAAACTCTCCAGAGCGCAGCAGTGTGGGAAATTTTTTCAAACTGCTTTCCTTTCTTAACAGAGAATTCCATATTCTGGATAAAAAAGACTATACAGTTTATGAGCCTCATGACGAGGAGTGGTGA
- a CDS encoding HipA domain-containing protein encodes MTLVLFSYLSGNSDMHLKNYSLIYLSTGISLAPAYDLLNTCLVLSEKEDPEESALSINGKRRKLKIQDFVKFAESLKLREKQLINVHKRFNAKREQARKLIEDSVLEDSFKQEYLNLFNTRISLLTGE; translated from the coding sequence CTAGTACTTTTTTCCTATTTAAGCGGAAATTCAGATATGCATCTGAAAAATTACTCCCTTATATACTTAAGCACGGGAATCAGTCTGGCACCTGCCTATGATCTTCTGAATACCTGTCTTGTTCTATCAGAAAAAGAAGATCCCGAAGAGTCTGCTCTGTCAATAAACGGAAAAAGACGAAAACTTAAAATCCAGGATTTTGTGAAATTTGCGGAATCATTGAAACTGCGAGAAAAACAGCTGATAAATGTTCATAAACGATTCAATGCTAAAAGAGAACAAGCCCGAAAACTAATTGAAGATTCTGTTCTGGAGGATTCTTTCAAACAGGAATATCTGAACCTTTTTAATACCAGGATAAGCCTGTTAACAGGAGAATGA